Proteins co-encoded in one Astyanax mexicanus isolate ESR-SI-001 chromosome 1, AstMex3_surface, whole genome shotgun sequence genomic window:
- the ociad1 gene encoding OCIA domain-containing protein 1 isoform X1, translating into MSQASSGFNPASQHTQRNTQAPLGAGYSPTEDERRIFQECNRESFWYRSLPLAALAMTATQVMVTRGVLSASPRFGSLPKLAFAGLCGFFGGKVSYMKICQEKFKSLENSPLGDALRQAHLRRAHPESNQSEFADPNPAVSQQSGFEGAFQPAEDSQPSSYSSYSSDFPSYDRASFSSGQSEPAALQSQDSPLYQEEDIPKKRKVLYEDLRSKNRENYEVALTQRAESLKPHAEVPKKEGKRNKYGDSWEE; encoded by the exons ATGTCTCAGGCGTCCTCAGGCTTTAACCCTGCCTCCCAGCACACACAGCGGAACACACAG GCTCCCTTAGGAGCGGGGTACAGTCCCACTGAGGATGAGAGACGTATCTTTCAAGAATGTAACCGCGAGAGCTTTTGGTACCGAT CCTTGCCATTGGCAGCTCTTGCAATGACAGCCACTCAGGTAATGGTAACTAGAG GAGTATTATCGGCATCCCCAAGGTTTGGCTCCCTACCAAAACTTGCAT TTGCTGGTTTGTGTGGATTTTTTGGAGGGAAGGTGTCCTACATGAAAATTTGTCAAGAAAAGTTTAAATCCCTGGAAAACTCCCCACTCGGAGATGCACTTCGGCAAGCACACCTTCGCCGTGCACACCCTGA GTCGAACCAGTCAGAGTTTGCAGATCCAAATCCAGCAGTTTCACAGCAGTCAGGGTTTGAGGGAGCATTCCAGCCTGCAGAAGACTCTCAGCCAAGTTCCTACAGCAGTTATTCCAGTGACTTTCCCTCATATGACCGAGCCTCTTTCAGCTCTGGACAAAGTGAGCCTGCGGCGTTACAATCACAAGATT CTCCTCTGTACCAGGAAGAGGATATCCCTAAGAAAAGAAAAGTACTGTATGAGGACCTGCGCAGTAAAAACAGGGAGAATTATGAGGTCGCCCTCACACAAAGGGCTGAAAGTCTAAAACCACATGCTGAGGTACCAAAAAAAGAAG gTAAAAGAAACAAGTATGGTGATTCTTGGGAAGAATAA
- the ociad1 gene encoding OCIA domain-containing protein 1 isoform X2, with product MSQASSGFNPASQHTQRNTQAPLGAGYSPTEDERRIFQECNRESFWYRSLPLAALAMTATQVMVTRGVLSASPRFGSLPKLAFAGLCGFFGGKVSYMKICQEKFKSLENSPLGDALRQAHLRRAHPESNQSEFADPNPAVSQQSGFEGAFQPAEDSQPSSYSSYSSDFPSYDRASFSSGQTPLYQEEDIPKKRKVLYEDLRSKNRENYEVALTQRAESLKPHAEVPKKEGKRNKYGDSWEE from the exons ATGTCTCAGGCGTCCTCAGGCTTTAACCCTGCCTCCCAGCACACACAGCGGAACACACAG GCTCCCTTAGGAGCGGGGTACAGTCCCACTGAGGATGAGAGACGTATCTTTCAAGAATGTAACCGCGAGAGCTTTTGGTACCGAT CCTTGCCATTGGCAGCTCTTGCAATGACAGCCACTCAGGTAATGGTAACTAGAG GAGTATTATCGGCATCCCCAAGGTTTGGCTCCCTACCAAAACTTGCAT TTGCTGGTTTGTGTGGATTTTTTGGAGGGAAGGTGTCCTACATGAAAATTTGTCAAGAAAAGTTTAAATCCCTGGAAAACTCCCCACTCGGAGATGCACTTCGGCAAGCACACCTTCGCCGTGCACACCCTGA GTCGAACCAGTCAGAGTTTGCAGATCCAAATCCAGCAGTTTCACAGCAGTCAGGGTTTGAGGGAGCATTCCAGCCTGCAGAAGACTCTCAGCCAAGTTCCTACAGCAGTTATTCCAGTGACTTTCCCTCATATGACCGAGCCTCTTTCAGCTCTGGACAAA CTCCTCTGTACCAGGAAGAGGATATCCCTAAGAAAAGAAAAGTACTGTATGAGGACCTGCGCAGTAAAAACAGGGAGAATTATGAGGTCGCCCTCACACAAAGGGCTGAAAGTCTAAAACCACATGCTGAGGTACCAAAAAAAGAAG gTAAAAGAAACAAGTATGGTGATTCTTGGGAAGAATAA